A part of Cryptococcus neoformans var. neoformans JEC21 chromosome 4 sequence genomic DNA contains:
- a CDS encoding glucosidase, putative — protein sequence MRSSQRQGREPLLQSAENPGQSQRLSDSSFTSFDHPGMSHRGSHNDASVNSYGSSSSNRFGPTASLASANSAAVVAGNTGGFSDELPRQASPQAQMGNWHDVDDLDDHLHTFTSQDHKDLGSPFDITSVRGWANALTLGILAGGGVMLFAGYPIISFYYGDSNSSGANTSGYNLGGINSSGQYPEIPGLPTLIDADTPEWAYKRTGFDGDEWTLVFSDEFNKDGRTFFEGDDPFWTGMDIHYWPTGDFEWLDPSAVTTADGHLVITMTQEPIHDLNFKSGMLQTWNKLCFNKHAYFEFSASMPGQTMNGGFWPGIWTMGNLGRPGYGASTEGMWPYTYDSCDVGTLPNQTYVNGTGPIATLTTGADDSPLSYLPGQRCSACTCPGEDHPGPVHTKGRAAPEIDIVEAQIIISESRGEVSQSFQVAPYDDYYQSDNSSKNFKHYDTDLTYWNTYLGGHFQQAVSSLTRLPRNIYWDQPGDSKQFTVFAMEYQAFPEARDQGYITWWADNKTSWTMYADAVAENPRTGIGRRIIPEEPMAMIVNLHMSNNFQAVDFANLKWPNYFRIDYVRVYQKPDQISIGCDPEDYPTADYIARHAEVYSNPNLTTWGAAGYTFPKSSMKGDC from the exons ATGCGATCCTCTCAACGACAGGGCCGCGAACCTTTACTCCAATCCGCCGAGAACCCAGGTCAATCCCAGCGCCTCTCCGACTCGAGCTTTACCTCTTTCGACCACCCAGGTATGTCCCATCGCGGATCTCATAACGATGCCAGCGTGAACTCGTAcggctcctcttcatccaacaGATTCGGGCCAACGGCTTCTCTTGCCAGTGCCAATTCAGCAGCTGTTGTGGCCGGCAACACTGGGGGCTTCTCAGATGAACTTCCTCGGCAAGCCTCACCACAAGCCCAAATGGGAAACTGGCATGATGTCGATGACCTCGATGATCATCTGCATACCTTCACATCGCAGGATCACAAAGATCTTGGTTCACCATTCGACATTACCTCTGTGCGTGGCTGGGCAAATGCTCTTACCCTTGGTATACTCGCCGGTGGAGGTGTCATGTTGTTTGCCGGATATCCTATCATCTCGTTTTATTATGGCGACAGCAACTCTTCCGGTGCCAATACCTCTGGTTATAACCTGGGAGGAATCAACTCTAGTGGCCAGTACCCGGAGATACCAGGCCTGCCCACCTTGATTGATGCGGACACTCCAGAATGGGCTTACAAGAGAACCGGGTTTGACGGGGATGAATGGACGTTGGTGTTTTCAGACGAGTTCAacaaggatggaaggaccttctttgaaggagatgatccCTTTTGGACTGGCATGGATATTCACTATTGGCCCACTGG AGATTTCGAATGGCTTGATCCCTCTGCTGTGACAACGGCCGACGGTCATTTGGTCATCACCATGACACAAGAACCCATCCACGATCTCAACTTCAAGTCTGGCATGCTCCAAACCTGGAATAAGCTTTGCTTCAATAAACATGCTTACTTTGAGTTTTCGGCAAGTATGCCTGGTCAGACGATGAACGGTGGGTTTTGGCCTGGTATCTGGACTATGGGGAATTTGGGTAGACCAGGATACGGTGCCTCCACCGAAGGGATGTGGCC ATACACCTACGACAGTTGCGACGTTGGTACCCTCCCCAATCAGACATACGTGAACGGCACCGGTCCTATTGCGACACTTACCACCGGCGCTGACGATTCACCTCTTTCCTACCTCCCCGGCCAACGATGTTCCGCCTGCACTTGTCCTGGAGAAGACCACCCCGGTCCTGTGCATACCAAAGGCCGTGCAGCCCCGGAAATTGATATCGTCGAAGCGCAAATCATTATCTCCGAGTCCAGAGGAGAAGTGTCTCAATCTTTCCAAGTAGCTCCTTATGATGATTACTATCAGTCTGATAATTCGTCCAAGAACTTTAAGCATTACGACACTGATTTAACGTATTGGAATACGTATTTGGGTGGTCATTTCCAGCAGGCGGTATCGAGTTTGACGAGACTTCCAAGAAATATATACTGGGATCAGCCGGGAGATAGTAAGCAATTTACAGTGTTTGCTATGGA ATATCAAGCCTTCCCAGAGGCAAGAGACCAGGGATATATCACTTGGTGGGCAGATAACAAGACTAGCTGGACAATGTACGCGGATGCAGTTGCAGAGAATCCCAGGACTGGTatcggaagaagaattatCCCAGAGGAACCTATGGCTATG ATTGTCAATTTGCATATG TCAAACAACTTCCAAGCAGTCGATTTTGCGAATTTGAAATGGCCAAACTACTTTAGGATTGATTATGTGAGAGTGTATCAAAAACCAGACCAAATCTCTATCGGATGCGATCCCGAAG ATTATCCCACTGCGGACTATATCGCGCGACATGCAGAGGTATATTCCAATCCAAATCTCACAACCTGGGGAGCAGCTG GATATACTTTCCCAAAAAGTAGTATGAAGGGTGATTGCTAA